In the genome of Bosea sp. BIWAKO-01, the window ATGGCCGACCGGGGTCTCGGTCTGTGCCTCCATCAGGCGCATCAGGTTTGAATCCCGCATCGGCGTCAGCGGGTGGTCCTTCATCGAGCTCTCATGCAGAGGCACGGAGCCGACGAAGAGATAACCCTGATAGATCGAGCGGCCATTCGCCGGAAAGGCCGGGCAAATGATGACGCTTTCCGCGCCGAGCCGGCGCATCAGCGCGTCCGCCACGGGGCCGATATTGCCATGCGGGGTCGAGTCGAAGGTCGAGCAATATTTGAACAGGATCTGGCGCGCACCGGCGGCGAGCAGCGCCTCGCAGGCGGCGAGCGACTGCGCCACCGCTTCCGAAACCGGATTGGTGCGCGACTTCAGCGCGACGACGACCGCATCGGCCTCCGGCAGGGTTGCATTGGCCGATGGCGCGCCGATCACCTGAACCGTCCGCATCCCGGCCCGGTTCAGCATCAGGGCGACGTCGGTCGCACCCGTCATGTCGTCGGCAATCACACCCAGAAGCATCCGTCCCATTCCCTGTTTCCAGCGCATACAAACTGCGCCTGATACCCGTATCAGTCTGGCGCAGTGCATAGCAGAGATCATGCCCTGCGCGCGCGTAGCCCGGACATGCCGGCCTCAGCCAGAAGCGGAGAGCTTGGCCGCCAACTTGCATACAAGCCGAACGGCGACCCGGGAACAATACTCCGCAAGAATGATGCAGCGCATGATCGACGGCCGCCGAAACTTGCGCCAACTTGGTGCTGAACGGGACCAACCCGGGAGGCTCTTCGCTTTCGGATTCTGCATATCGCCCTAGCGACGCAAACGGCCTGCATCCGCAGGCACACGCGCCTCATCACCATCCGGCCGCGCGAACGCGCCTCACACACAGAAAATCCAACAGGGGAAAATCGATGAAGCTCCTTGCCGCGCTGGTTTCAGCGACCTTCCTGACGATAGCGAGCCTGCCAGCCATGGCGCAGGCGCCGAACACGCTGCGTGTCGGCCTGCAGGAAGACCCCGACGTGCTCGATCCCCACAAGGCGCGCACCTTCGTCGGTCGCATCGTCTTCATGGGGCTGTGCGACCGGCTGCTCGACATCACACCGGACCTCAAGCTCGTCCCGCGGCTGGCGACCGAATGGTCATTCTCCCCTGACGGGCTGACGCTGACCATGAAGCTGCGCAGCGATGCGAAGTTCCATGACGGCGAGCCCTTCAATGCCGAAGCCGCGAAGGCCAATCTGGAGCGGGCGCGGACGCTGCCGGACTCCCTGCGGAAATCGGAACTCGCCTCGGTCGACAGTGTCGAGGCCGTCGATGCCACCACGCTCGTGCTGAAGCTCAAGCGCCCCGACGCGACCCTGCTTGCCCAATTGACCGACCGCGCCGGCATGATGCTGGCTCCCAAGAGCCTCAGCGGCGATGTCGGCGCCAAGCCGATCTGCTCCGGCCCCTACAAGTTCGTCGAGCGCGTCCAGAACGATCGCATCGTGCTGGAGAAGTTCAAGGAGCATTGGGAGGCCGCGAACTACCAGTTCGACCGGGTGCTCTATCGTTCGATCCCCGACACCACCGTGCGTCTCGCCAATCTGCGGGCCGGCGAACTCGACATGCTCGAGCGCCTTGCGCCGACGGACGTGCCTGGAGCCCGGGGCGACAAGTCGCTCAAGATCGCGAGCACATCCAATCTCGGCTACCAGGGCATCACCATCAACACGTCCAATGGCGAGGCGGCGAGCCAGCCGATGGGCAAGGACAAGCGCGTCCGCCAGGCCCTGTCGCTCGCGATCGACCGCAAGGTCCTGAGCCAGGTCGTGTTCGAAGGGCTGTACGAGCCGATGATCCAGCCCTTCAATCCCGGCAACCCCTATCTCAGCGCCGATTTCCCGGTGCCGGCGCGCGACGTCGCCAAGGCGAAGGCGCTGCTCAAGGCAGCCGGTGCTGAAAAGGTCTCGGCCGAGCTCTTCGTCACCAACAACCCCGTCGACGCTCAGCTTGGCCAGGTCATTCAGGCGATGGCCCAGGAAGCCGGCATCGACATCCAGATTAAATCGAGCGAGTTCGCGAGCCAGCTGCGCGACCAGCAGCAGGGCAAGTTCCAGATGAGCCGCATCGGCTGGTCCGGCCGCATCGACCCGGATGGCAATATCCACCAGTTCGTGACGACGAAGGGCAACCAGAACGACGGGCGCTACAGCAATCCGGAGGTCGACAAGCTGCTCGACCAGGCCCGCACCGCCTACGACGTGGCCGAGCGCAAGAAGCTCTACGACGCGGCGCAGGCAATCCTGCAGGACGAGTTGCCGATCGTCTATCTCTACAACCAGACAGTGTTCTTCGCGCTGCGCTCCAGCATCGATGGCTTCGTGATCAATCCCGACGGCATGATCCGCCTCGCCGGGTTGAAGAAGAAGTGATGAACGCCTCTTCTCGAACACGACACCTTCGTCAGCCCCGGTCGACCGTGATGTCGACCGGAATGGCGGCCGGGCTTGGGGCGCCCCCATGCTGACCCTGATCGGCCGCCGCGTCCTGATCGCGATCCCGACACTCTTTCTGGTGTCCCTGTTCGTCTTCGCCCTGCAGCGAGCCTTGCCCGGCGATCCGTTCCTCGTCATCGCCGGCGAGGAACGTGATCCGGAGGTGATCGCCCGGCTGCGCGAAATCTACCGGATGGACGATCCGATCGTCGTCCAGTTCTTCGCCTGGCTCGGCCAGGTCGTGCAGGGCGATTTCGGTCGCTCGCTGCGAACCGGCGAGCCGGTGCTCGGGCTGATCCTGCAAAAGCTGCCTGTCACCATCCAGCTCGCCACGGCCTCGATCCTCGTCGCCGTCGCGATCGGCGTCCCGGCAGGCATCATCGCCGCCCGCAACAAGGGGACTGCCCTCGACTATTCCGCCAGTGCGCTCGCGTTGTCGGGGCTCTCGATCCCGAATTTCTGGCTCGGCATCATGCTGATCCTGCTCGTCTCGGTGGAGCTCAAGCTGCTGCCGGCGTCAGGATATGAGCCGATTTTCACCAACCCGATCGGCGCGATCGAGCGGCTGATCATGCCCGCCTTTGTGCTCGGCGGCGGGCTCGCTGCCTTCCTGATGCGCCATACGCGTGCTGCGATGCTGGAGGTCCTGCAGTCAGACTATGTCCGCACCGCGCGCGCCAAGGGGCTCGACGAGGACGCGGTCGTCAACCGCCATGCCCTGCGCAATGCGCTGATCCCGATCATCACCCTGTCGACGCTGCTCTTCGGTGAGCTGTTGGCCGGAGCTGTGCTGACCGAACAGGTCTTCACGATTCCCGGCTTCGGCAAGCTGATTATCGACGCCGTGTTCAATCGCGACTATGGCGTGGTGCAAGGCGTCGTCCTGTGCACCGCCATCGGCTTCATCCTGATGAACCTGCTCGCCGATCTGCTCTATATCCTCGTCAACCCGCGCCTGAGGGACGGCCAATGACGAATATCGCATTGGACCGCCCGTCCCCGACCGGCGCATCGGACCCATTGCCCACGCGAAGCCCGCGTGCCTGGACGAAACTGCTGCACAACCGCTCCGCCCAGATCGGCGGGGCGCTCGTGCTGATCTTCGTGCTGATGGCCATCCTGGCGCCATTGTTGCCGCTCGCAGACCCGTTGAAGTCGAACTTCCTCGCCATTCGGAAGCCGCCTTCGGCACTGCACTGGTTCGGCACCGACGAACTCGGCCGCGACCAGTTGTCCCGCCTGTTCTATGGCGCGCAAACCTCGCTGCTGGCCGGCATCTTCTCGGTCTCGATCGCGTTGGCGGTCGGCGTACCGTTCGGACTGCTGGCGGGCTGGTATGGCGGCTGGATCGACATCGCCATTTCGCGCGTCACCGAAGCGATGCTGGCCTGCCCCTTCCTGATCGTCGCGATTGCGTTTGCGGCGATCCTCGGCCCCTCCTTGACCAACGCCATGATCGCGATCGGCCTTTCGGCCGTACCGATCTTCATCCGGCTGATCAGGGGCCAGGTGCTCAGCATCAAGGCCGAGGACTTTATCGAGGGAACGCGCGCGATCGGCGCCCGCGACATGCGGATCCTGTTCCTCCACGTCCTGCCGAACACGCTTTCGCCGATCGTCGTGCAATCCACCCTGTTCATGGCCCAGGCCATCATCCTGGAAGCGTCCCTCTCCTTCCTCGGCCTCGGCCAGCAACCTCCTGCACCGTCCTGGGGGCAGATGCTCAACGTCGCCAAGAACTTCATGGAGC includes:
- a CDS encoding ABC transporter permease produces the protein MTNIALDRPSPTGASDPLPTRSPRAWTKLLHNRSAQIGGALVLIFVLMAILAPLLPLADPLKSNFLAIRKPPSALHWFGTDELGRDQLSRLFYGAQTSLLAGIFSVSIALAVGVPFGLLAGWYGGWIDIAISRVTEAMLACPFLIVAIAFAAILGPSLTNAMIAIGLSAVPIFIRLIRGQVLSIKAEDFIEGTRAIGARDMRILFLHVLPNTLSPIVVQSTLFMAQAIILEASLSFLGLGQQPPAPSWGQMLNVAKNFMEQAPWMSVAPGIAIFFAVLGFNLLGDGLRDALDPKEH
- a CDS encoding ABC transporter permease — translated: MLTLIGRRVLIAIPTLFLVSLFVFALQRALPGDPFLVIAGEERDPEVIARLREIYRMDDPIVVQFFAWLGQVVQGDFGRSLRTGEPVLGLILQKLPVTIQLATASILVAVAIGVPAGIIAARNKGTALDYSASALALSGLSIPNFWLGIMLILLVSVELKLLPASGYEPIFTNPIGAIERLIMPAFVLGGGLAAFLMRHTRAAMLEVLQSDYVRTARAKGLDEDAVVNRHALRNALIPIITLSTLLFGELLAGAVLTEQVFTIPGFGKLIIDAVFNRDYGVVQGVVLCTAIGFILMNLLADLLYILVNPRLRDGQ
- a CDS encoding ABC transporter substrate-binding protein; amino-acid sequence: MKLLAALVSATFLTIASLPAMAQAPNTLRVGLQEDPDVLDPHKARTFVGRIVFMGLCDRLLDITPDLKLVPRLATEWSFSPDGLTLTMKLRSDAKFHDGEPFNAEAAKANLERARTLPDSLRKSELASVDSVEAVDATTLVLKLKRPDATLLAQLTDRAGMMLAPKSLSGDVGAKPICSGPYKFVERVQNDRIVLEKFKEHWEAANYQFDRVLYRSIPDTTVRLANLRAGELDMLERLAPTDVPGARGDKSLKIASTSNLGYQGITINTSNGEAASQPMGKDKRVRQALSLAIDRKVLSQVVFEGLYEPMIQPFNPGNPYLSADFPVPARDVAKAKALLKAAGAEKVSAELFVTNNPVDAQLGQVIQAMAQEAGIDIQIKSSEFASQLRDQQQGKFQMSRIGWSGRIDPDGNIHQFVTTKGNQNDGRYSNPEVDKLLDQARTAYDVAERKKLYDAAQAILQDELPIVYLYNQTVFFALRSSIDGFVINPDGMIRLAGLKKK